From Zingiber officinale cultivar Zhangliang chromosome 5B, Zo_v1.1, whole genome shotgun sequence, the proteins below share one genomic window:
- the LOC121984068 gene encoding uncharacterized protein LOC121984068, which yields MASFVKSALQSLRKYIKKPWEITGPCADPEYRSAIPMAMEYRPFSPATPPAKVCIPTSEPETVFDIKYYTRDRRRNRPPVRRTVLRKADVERIMAAKTFGSDDFPKVYLTKTIEEDQNTHGGGYQK from the coding sequence ATGGCGTCTTTCGTCAAGTCTGCGTTGCAGTCGTTGCGGAAGTATATCAAGAAGCCATGGGAGATCACAGGTCCTTGCGCCGACCCCGAGTATCGGTCAGCCATTCCCATGGCCATGGAGTACCGCCCCTTCAGTCCGGCCACACCGCCGGCGAAGGTCTGCATCCCCACCTCCGAGCCCGAGACCGTCTTCGACATCAAATACTACACTCGTGATAGACGCCGCAACCGCCCTCCCGTTCGACGAACCGTCCTCAGGAAGGCTGACGTCGAGCGGATCATGGCAGCCAAGACCTTCGGCTCTGATGATTTCCCCAAAGTGTACCTTACTAAGACGATCGAAGAGGACCAAAACACCCACGGTGGTGGCTATCAGAAGTAA